The Biomphalaria glabrata chromosome 1, xgBioGlab47.1, whole genome shotgun sequence sequence gacaaaaaaaaaaaacatggcaagCAAAACTATGTGGACATTTCACTACAAATCAGTCTTGTCTTTCTTGGCCTTCTTTTTCTTGCCTTCCTTAGAGTAACCCTGTAAGCCATCAGTGGACTCTTTGGCGAGATATTTAATGAATTCATCTACTTCCCGGCCACCCTacaaatcaaatgaaatggtaTGCATAAGAGAATGTCATTTTACAATGATAAATGAACAAAGTAATGTTACAACTTGCCACTAAACAGTCTTggtaaatataaatgattcaaaGCAGATGTTTTGTTGTATTGCATCTGATTAATAGTTTTACAAATTCCAGACAAATTTACTCAATTTTATgacttgtttttaaaacaggagaaaattataattatttttaggattctgaaataatctttttttttttcaactacaGCCTAATCAAAGAAAAGtcggttttgttttatttccttcCAAAAAGTTTTTAGCTTATAATTTAACCTTGAATAGTTTccccttgttttttttcattcccaATAAGTTTTGAccaaaaaacaatgtttttataGAGTgggggctaaaaaaaaaagggtccattttttttatatcaatttttCATGGAGATGGGGTAGGGGCTAGTGACCTCAGGACAATTAATTTAAATCTTCTATATTTGTTATATGTTAAGTTTTGTGACAATacgaataaatataaaaaaattattttagttcaaTTTGGGTCATAAAACTTTGCCTAGATATAGCTCTAAAGAGACTTGTCCACAGTtggtaagatttatttttaaattacattatcCAAAATTGACgtttattttgcttttataaacatcaatttgttttatttctaaaggGTACATGTTCTCTTTTAATTCTTTACCAAATATAAcatctgattacaaacaaaaagtgATTAAAGTTTTATCATAACTGGGTAGTGGAATACATAtaagaaaaatgaataattccgtcaaaacgtggaaaataattacggataGAAAGAGTTCAAGAAAAGAGAGGGGTGAGGGGCccaaaagagaaagatagagttCAGTTGACATGTGGCAAATCTAGGCTTAATTGCAATGCTATTACTGTGGATTCATTTATATTGTCattataaatgaaatattgagtgtatatttttattctataaATTACATTTGAATTCAAAATGAAAGTGAATTAGTGTTCAATGACTACTTTTTTTCCTATGTATAACCACACTAGTTATAATAAGACTTTAACAAAGATGAATAAATATAAGgtttttgggtaaaaaaaaaaaaaaaataaaataaaatccaaAGATTACCTCATATCTTTTAGGTGAACTTTTGTTGCCTTTAGGAGCATAGTAAATGGTAGGGAATCTGCACAGAGAAAAATAATAGTACTTATAATATTCTTATAGTAcactatatatattaattatatatatatatataatagtaacATATTATTCAGTGagatgaaattttaaaatgaagaatTAGACCCAATGCAAGGAAGCATCAATGCATACAAACAATATTTCTACAAATGTCTACATGTCAAAGATGTTTTTCATAAATAGATCTTATGAACCTTTACATTTCAGTAGCAATTAGATTCTACGAACTAAGTACTTAGAAAAATGAGTTAATTTGTGTCTTTAGAGTCGTTTGTTACAGACTATCGAGTTATTCTGAGAGTAATAACAACAGATACATTTCCTTTTCAAAGATTTAACTATCTAGTTATAGTACTAATtctaaatttcttttatttttagctaggattaaatgaaaaagaaatagttgGATCTAAAGAAGCTTAAGCATGccaacagattttttaaaaaagctaggCCACTTAAATTGTGTGCACTTTAAACTGAAAGACATTTTGTGCATgcacaattttaaataaactaaaGCTTACAAAACCATTGTTCCattgattataattaattttttttttttttttttgtggcaatTCTTTTTAACATGGGTTATTAACGCAATTAGTTTGACCAGAGCTGGCTGGCAAGGGTTTTGACCAATTCTGTTATTGTGCAGATCAAGCACCCTGTACAGTACTGCACTAATATGGTCACTATCTGCTTGATTGATGTTGAGCTTAACTGACTATTATATAATGGCTAAATTCACATTTAGCTGTTTatcattaaattataaaatttgacAGCGACTTACCCTCTAACGTCATAAGGACTTGGTACATCATTAGCAGTGGCATCCATTTTAGCAATAACAATACTTGGTTCATCTTTCAACTGAAAGATGTATAAAAGAAAGTATGAATGCTAATAGTTGCTTCTTTAAATTCAGGTGGAAATTTGTATACAAACACTtgcaaataaaatcaaataaaagcAGCTATTTCACAAACCTTTTCAGCAAGTTCATCATATTTAGGAGCTAAACTCTTACAATGTCCACACCAAGGAGCATAAAACTCAATAAGTACATCCTTGCTTTCATCATTGACAATACTGTCAAATGTCTTGGCAACTACAACCTagacaaataaaatgaaaaatgcaTCTTAAGAATtgtattgtatttgaaaatgtttataaCAAGTAACATTGGTCTGGGGTAAGAATTTGGTACAAGTccataatctatattataaagtagaatgtgaggggtatgtatgtatgtatgttacttatagacatcaaaaccgcttgaccaatcttgataaaactaggcaggaatgttccttgggtaccaacttagaccttagtgaatgtattgtagccctaaaacaaatgtaagaccctcaaaaaaaataaagttgtccgactctattacagctatagtattttatggatctaggccatgtctacaatgttgacatgagaaaagatagaaaggatttagacctagatctaattttaagaaatacactttgcgcagatagttttttactttgacacatgaaaagacaaaagaagatccattgatctcattatataataaaattaaccttcaattttgtgtttcaaaagcattttttacattaattagttccttatatctgtgattacagatttcctgacgaacattctttcattagacaattccgtaatgaatcgcttactaaatattaattcgtttaattgtttactttataatcccatccctagatctaaaactctaattcaacactaagatgataaaacttctcttcgcacagatagtcttatactttaacacataaacatattaattaaagtccattcatttcatattttgatcaaataaacattcaaatttggttttctaaagctacattcgtttacgaaagctgcgaagccgagttgagataggcctagatctatattcattcatgactcgcgtactaaaaattatttcgtttaattgttcactttataatcccatttatttaacaaagctatcgctcttttcgtttttaatagataagaatgtatcgacttcgggtaaaccattttcgcaaaactaattttattttcgtaacgAAAGAGAAATTACGTGAAAGGattattagctaagtttaacatacatctaaatccaatccactagattattcaaaagcattttttatataaattagttcctgatatctgtgactacagatttcctggcgaacattatttcattagacattaccaatggttacacattaacacatctctctactgagtctattcctaggcctaggtctaaaactcttattgaactctaagatgataaaacttcttttcgcaaagatagttttgtgctttaacacataaatatactaattattgtccattcatttcatattttaatcaaattaacattcaaatttgtttttctaaagcattttaatacattcgttcgctgttcgctaaagctgcgtagccgtgttgagataggcctatattcattcatgaaaaaaggtcacgcatgcacagcacagaatgaactctataaaagccaatgtttaactctagattagtgtagatttagatctatgtctacctcaatatatactttatacacatgaacatacaaaatttagtctattcatctcaaattttaatcaaatatatgtaggcctacaagcaaatgttttaatttgaaaaaaaaaaaaaagatttaagcctattagctattttgatttgatagcttcattcacactatttttatattgacacatttgctttacttattacattattatttcgtttaattgtttacaaaacactctcagtgactatatcaacagtaatgcgcaaataaagacccgcgggtcgcgggtaaaatatgtctagtttACAATAAAGTAATGTCTACAAAAATTACTtgggaaaacaaaatgtcaatcTTTTCTTGGTTGGACCAAAGTtacaattataaataatatagcATAAAGCAGCTAAAAATCAAAGCAAGTATTCATAACAAgtatctgcattttttttttttaaatgattatttaaatacttttaaatttgAACTAATTTATTTCAGAATTTACCTTGACTGGTTCATCATTTGCTGCAGGAACTGGTTCGGATTTCAAGTATGGCTCAACTTTATTATCTAACACATCACGAATGAATTGTTCAAAAGCCTCAACACTattgaaaaacaattttttagataaatatatacagaaaaaataaaaacagatgtAAATTAGATTTAGTAAGTGAATTTGTATAAAGCTTTACTCTACCTAAATTTTTCTGTCAttctgaactttttgttttgactGTCCCAAGCACACACCACTGGTTTATCTCCATCTCTCTCAGTGATACCACATTCTTCTAACTCTCTGCTCATCTCATCAGTGTTACTTATGGCAAAGTAGACTGTTTTGCCTTCATCACGAATCTGCTTGCCCACTTTCATTATTCTAAAAATCAATGAAAACTTCAGATATTATGCTACCCTAAATGTAATAGCCAACAGGTCCTAATGCACTTTTTAATACAATTCATTAAACTACATTTGTATGTCATGTACCTGTTTCTCCAATAATTTGTTCCCTTGGGGTTCTTTGTGTAATCAACATTGTAGTAAGCAACAAACAGAGGCTTTCCAAAATTAGCTGCATTGCTTTGAGTACGTTCAGCACAGAGACCCAatctaaacaaaatttaatgtatcacttatttctttgtttttaaatagatgcaattatttatttgtttttaaatagatgcATGAAGAACCTgttatggtaaaaaaaatatatttcattttaaaaaacgaCTCACGCTTCAGATTCAATAGCAGACTTCAACTTGGCAGTGTTTGTATCTGTGAAACGAACTTCAGCTTCTTCAAATTTACTTTGCAGAACCTTTGGCCTGAACAGGACTACaccactgttaaaaaaaaaaaaaagtttacatcactgtctggaccagttgggaaaaacaAGGGGGTATCTAGGTAAACGTTACTGTGgtagccacccgctccatcataactatGTCAAGTCGCAGCGAAGTGGGCAACTTCTGTCAATCAAGATTACAACTGACCGGTACAAAAACTCAATCGTTCCTAACTCAGACAGACTGTATTAATGTCattcgttgatcaggaaacatgaaaaggaccaagatgcctgtgtgtagtcactcaaaaaactctttatgttgtgtctgttctaaatatgtgaatgtttcttttgtgttaattttattgtgagAAAAGAATCattgtaatcaaaacaaaatttcataAGGATCAATAACGCAGTCTTAGTTTTAAATGCATaagaaaaaaacgtgttcacACAGGTCTCAAGACTTctaaaggagactaattcaacttatattattacatgtcaagtacaatttctttcccttattcaatacaaaacaaataactaCCATTTGCTCATTGGTTACTGTTTTTTAATTGTCACGTACAAAAAacaattgtgctaaatttcaacttgatttgagaatgggtgtgtgagaaatagctagtacaaacagacagagtgagttgatataggctttgtaaaaattatcaATTGCACTTAGGAAATACAGGTCAgctaattgataaaaaaaagccaaatgAGTTACTTACTCAGTTTGCTTTAGTTCTTTCTTAACTTCATCACTGACAGTATGTGCAAACCTAACCTCAGAAACCTGGTCTGCTACTTTCAAAAATGATTTAGCATCAGCACTATCTTCACTAGAGAAAAATCCTGgcaatgaaaacaaatatattgtcTAAATGACAACATTAACATTTCATCAAAACAAATAGCTCTAAAAGAGTTTTATATTTTAGGTAAATGATCCATTAACTCAATgagtgcggagcgtctatcccatagacggtctgtctgccctaaacgcacggaacgtctatcccatagacgttcttaccctacctttgtttcgttgcatttttaaattaaaatttttaactaacaacagtggaactatttttactttataaaagagttcttcatcctttgtttacatagaaatgagaagcttttggctttatttagacatttatttattactttttttacaatgtaaaaaaacgtcgccatgactacgctattccaagacacacccacaatgttgactactgaagaaactttataattattctaaaatttatcacaaataaatagtaataatgaagaatttgatctagataCATAGATTAGATCcaggtaggtctaaatttagcgtatttatatctataatctatattattagtatttagatctagatctaaatctattattgtcagtaggtcaggtgtagtctgtagatcgagattgactagatctaagcttttatctatagacttggactctagatctagtcaatctagatatatctctagatctaagctgatggtaaataaaaagaaaggaaatagtagatctacatcaaataatcatctactgtgggcattttttccccattttctttttttttttttagtattctttatctgtaaaaatctacaacatcatggctatgcttgtccaagacacacccacaatgtttactactgaagaagctttattgttttatttatacttctatgaattgtaataatgaagatcttgatcaagatttagcataggatgaagcagacttggacattattagcatttagacttagatctagtattgccttgcttaggccttagccttagactaTAGGGCTAGGTCCtgaatgtagatcaaggttgactagatctatgcttttatctttacacctttgtagattcctatagaactaagcctaagataaatgaaaacaacagaaatggcagatctaaatccaatattcatccaccatgctaggccttttcttggtatattttctagcaattttttttagtattgctttttggtaaaaatcatcaccatcactatactggttcaagttgcactccaaaaggtttactactaaataaaagtaaagtataaaactttctaaatccataatttatcacaaaggaacagtaataatgatctattagatgtctatatcttaggtaaaatgaattaggatttttattgtccttcatctagttagagatttaggctttgatctctcgctagcctatgtcttgcactggtctagta is a genomic window containing:
- the LOC106068558 gene encoding protein disulfide-isomerase A3-like, yielding MKLYITLLSLFVWTALASEDDVLVFTAANFDTEIVKYDVILVEFYAPWCGHCKNLKPEYEAAAGVLKKADPPVALAKVDCTEESSLCSRFGVSGYPTLKIFKNGEFSKEFGGERRKDSIVKEMNKEAGPVSKLLSTVEEAQKFLSKDTVGVIGFFSSEDSADAKSFLKVADQVSEVRFAHTVSDEVKKELKQTDGVVLFRPKVLQSKFEEAEVRFTDTNTAKLKSAIESEALGLCAERTQSNAANFGKPLFVAYYNVDYTKNPKGTNYWRNRIMKVGKQIRDEGKTVYFAISNTDEMSRELEECGITERDGDKPVVCAWDSQNKKFRMTEKFSVEAFEQFIRDVLDNKVEPYLKSEPVPAANDEPVKVVVAKTFDSIVNDESKDVLIEFYAPWCGHCKSLAPKYDELAEKLKDEPSIVIAKMDATANDVPSPYDVRGFPTIYYAPKGNKSSPKRYEGGREVDEFIKYLAKESTDGLQGYSKEGKKKKAKKDKTDL